Sequence from the Tenrec ecaudatus isolate mTenEca1 chromosome 6, mTenEca1.hap1, whole genome shotgun sequence genome:
CCTAAACCACCTTTTACATCGTAATGACCTCAAGGCACTAAGGTTTAAAAACTTGTCTAGCAGGATATGTGAGTGGCATTAACACAGTCCCAGGATCCCTGTTCAGAAACCCCTGCGTGGGAAAGAATATCGTATCTCAACTCAAGCTCTCAAATATACAGCTGGCCATTGTGCCTGTTATTTTAACTTCATGGATCTGTAAAATCTTAGCACTATTTAAAATGGTATGCAATACTCCACATCTAAGAATACAATCATCTGACTAGAAAAATTCAGAAATGGAGGCAGGAGTATCAGCAGTGTCCTGGAGGCAATAAGCTATAAACTCAAGGTACTTCTGAGCTTCGGCAATGGCTGGCAGTCTCTGGCACATGGATTAAGAAGTGGACAGAGGGCTGGGATCTGCCATGTGCTTGGTAGAAACATTCAATTTTGTGTGTACGTTAGTTAAcagttgtctgtgagtttctaaataaagttctcaatattcaactacgAGTTTCCACAAATTTATCAGGCAATATGCCACTCATTTCCTGTGGGCAGTGACAGGAAGTGCTCCATTTTTTAATGCTCCACTCACTTAGCAAAGTCCCCTAGAGCCTCTAACAATGTTCTGTGTGTGGTATTTGCGGCCCTAGGTTTTTTCCTCGCTCTCCATCCTGACTAAACTGTTGGAATCACACTGAGTTTGGTGGTTGGTGGACCCCTGGGGTAGACGTTTTATGGCTCTCACTTCTTTTGCTAGTGTAGTTTGTATAATTCTCTAGAGGCAGATAcgatttagggcagtggttctcaacctatgggtcgccacccctttgggggtcgaaagaccctttcacaggggtcacctgattcatagcagtagcaaaatgacagtgatgaagttgcaacaaaaataatgttatgattggggggtcatcACATGgagtatattaaagggtcacggcattaggaaggttgagaaccactcatttAGGGATAAAAACTGAACAGATGAAAGAGGGTTAGAGATTACATTTAAGGTTCTCTAGGGAAGGAATTTCAAACAATCATTTTCCTCATCtaactcaccccccccccacacacacacacaccccgcttcCCATGTATTGGTTCTTGACTGAGGGTCAGAAGCAAACACTGGTTTGTTGTGACCCCAGGAGCTTTACCCAGGTGTCATTATGATGCTTTGAGGACACGGCCTCATACAGACCAGCAATGAAGTCAAACAGATCAGGTGTGGTTACAGCACAACCCACCTTCAGCAAAATTGAGTGCACAGAATGGTTTCTCAAACTTCGGGTGCAACAGCATCAAATCACATGAGGAGCTTGTTAAAAATATGGATGCCTTCGCTGTGATTCTGCGTCAGCTCAATCTAGGACATAGCCTAGTTACctgcatttcttttcatttttttttttagaaaaagaaatttattggagcccatataaGACCAGCATCCCCTACTGTGTAAGCATGTCCAACAAAGGGATACACCACTCACTGTGTCCTCatatcccagagggactcccctggaGCTGAgctccaaagccccaggactggttggGGATGGAGATGGCACCTGCATTTCCAAGAGACATCTCCTCAGCCCCACCTGATACTCAAATGCCGGCAGACTCCAAAGGCCGCTTTCAGAACTCATAAAGCAGCGATAGAGAATAAGGCCCGAGAGGAAAACAATTATGCAACCAGCAACCCAGCTGACCTAGGGCCTCACTACAGCACccataaaaccaaaccaactccacgtcagttgatgctgactcaaagcaagtctataggacagggcagaactgcccctggagctTTATGGAGGAAGAAAATCCCATGTTTCTCCTGGGCggctggtagttttaaactgctgatcttgcgaaTCGCGGCCCCACGTGTAACCActcggccaccagggttccacacCTTCTCAAAATGAAGCAAGTGAACATATGTGCCCGAGCAGCTACGAGCACACAGTGTAACAGCCGCTCCCACTCATTTTCTGCTCAGAGGATACATGTACCAGCGATGCTGATGTCAAGTGCCATCAAGTGGCTCTGAGTCACGGCGACACTAACCTctgcagtcctgtgccatcctcacaattgctcctatgcccgagcccattgctgtagccactgcatccatccatcctgCGGAGGGTCTGCCCTCTTTGTCAcggcccctttactttacccagcatgttgtccttctcctggaactggtctctcctgacaactgacAGACAACTGGGGCACCAGGGTTCTCATGTATATTAAATAAAGACAATGTTTCTGGAgccagtggttttgtttttttcagataTGCAATTTTATTTCCTTGGCCTGACAGCATACATTTCAATATACAAGAACTTGCAGCTGACAGAACCaacacagatttccccccaaCAGGAAGGACGTTCTTCATTAGCAGAGATGATTGAAATGTCATGTCGGAATGCAattcctgctccccacccccaccccacataaCCCCTAAAGTGAAAATTACCAGAATCAACAGATCCCACGAATTACTAAAGTCATCCCCCCACACTTGTCTAACTAGCAGCTGCGATGGCTGAGAACCCACAGAGGGAAGCAGCTGGCCTTCATTTAGCCTTCATGTGTGTGTGCGACTAAAGGGACAGGGGACATCAGGCAGGAAGGGAGCAAGAATGCTGGATGAGTGGGTGGTATACGCAGTCTAGTCTTGCCTCATATCTGCCACGTCAATGCATAACACATCTCTGTGCCTTGAACGTGGAGCCAAGTTGGGGCATGCTAGAGGGTGGTTTCAGCTTGGAGCTGGAAATGTCTGCGACCCAGTAGGTCCACAGGAGATGTGGGCTAAGGGGCACTGGAGAGAGAGCAGACAAAGAGATGTTTCATGCTCAGTCAATTCCAGTTTAATGTTCCATAAAACTCTCCTCACAAAGCCTCCTTTTCCAAAAGTAAAAAAGGCAGCAGCTCTGCTGGCTACTGGCGCTCACCCGCGTGTGCGATGCTGAATGGACTGACGTGAAAGTCTGGAGATGAGAGATCCTGAGGTACTATGCATTTAAATAGTGGGTTTTTCTTTTGGTCCCCAGGAATGGTCCACTACCTGTGGTCCGAAAACattcccacccctctcccctgccGTGTGGTACAAGCAAGTGCCAAAAATAGAATCTCTGCCCAAAGAGAAGGGAGAACAGGAAGGTGCTGCTGGACCACAATCTTCTCTGGCCCCAAAAGATCCACCTCTAtgaaattaccaaaaaaaaaaaaaattaattcacaGCAATGCTGTGGCTATGTCATCCCCATTAGTCTAGTAAAGTCAATCCAACAGCTGGTCCTGACATGCTTTCCCCCTGGGCCAAGGAAGCAGCaaaatacatcaattgagcatgtGAAAATATGATGACGGCGTGTGCAGTGTAGTGTTTCCAGGTGTCTTGGCCTTCTGTCTCCTTATGGCGGGAGCTCTTCTTCCTCCCCCAAgttccacacacacccctcccctaaCCCCCAAGTCCAGACGCTCCCATCTGCTGGGCTTCCTTCACTCACTTCCCATAGACACTCTCGTCGCTGTAAGCCACATACAGGAAATAGTCTTCCTCATGGTTGTCCTAGGACAAGACAGAGGATGACAGCTTAGAAGAGATTCACATTCATTACCTCGGATGCTCAGCTTCACGCTACCTTGTAATTCGGGCACAGAAAGTATAATTAGCCAGAGTTTATGAAAGGAACAAAGAATAAGCGTAAGTGGCTGGGGTTAACCTTTGACCTCTGAATTCATTAACAAGAAACCTTCATAAAGAACCTGTGCACGAGGGACCATATGAAGATGACAGGGTATGTAGCCCTTACTATGATGAAGCTGATCCGAGAATGTTTATCCCTGGATATGCCCCAAAGTAACTGAAAAGAGGTTCTCAAATAAACGCATGGACATATGCATGCGCATACCACTACTAATCACAATGGCCCCGAAGTAATAAAAGCCCTAATGTCCAGCAATGGGTGAATGGATGAAATGTGGTATACAATTATGTGCACAATGAGGtattattcagccataaaaagATACAAAGTGAACATGGATGCAGCTCagaaacattatgctaagtggaAAAAGCTACATATTATGATTTAGTTTATATGAGCAATCTTAAATAGCTAAATCCAAGAACAGAATGCAGATTCTGTGGTTGCCAGAAGCTTGGAAGAGGGTGTAAAGGAACATGTGCTTAGAGGGAATGGGTTTCTTTGGGAACATGACATTGTGAACATACTAAATGGCACTGAAGTGTGCACTTTACAAATGGTTCCTTTACACCGCATCCATTTAGCTCAGTAAGTTAAGAGGATCGAGTCCCCCACAATCTAAGTGCTTGGATAAAATTAAGAGTTCCCAACCTGCAAATGTTGGCATCCATATAAGGAGGAAACATGCCTGAGAAAAAAAGCTCAGAGTAAATTGACGCTAAAAGGAGTGAGGAAACTCAGCTGAGACTGGACAACTTGCTCTCATCGGTTTCACTGTGTAATTCACTAACGGGGCACTTTGAAGAAGGAACAGCTCGTGTAAATCCTTTAACCAAGTTAGAAGTGCAGGCTATACTTCCAGAAAAATGTTTCTGATTAGTCTTCTCAGAATAGATTTTGATAGTTTATCAGTGAGACAAAATAAAACCCCCTAAATTATGTTCCCCAACTGAGTTACCTGATAAGACAATTTCATTAATTCTATATGAGAGAGTGCTCAGAATGGGGAATATTCGCTGTATTTCTGGAAGAAAAGCTTCTCTTGATTTGGGTCTAAACTATCAGCAACTGAAGAGATGGGCTTCAAAGACCAAAGGGGCCACATTCATTATTACTAAGCAGGGATCAAATAAACCGGAACCTAAATGCATAAATCAACGGCAAGTTATACGAACTCTGGGAAGAGGACTTGGATTTTTTGGAACCAGGTTCATTCCCGGCTATTTAAATAGAGACAAACCAACATGGACACACCACAGTATGGGAGGAACGAGAAGAGACTGTCAAAGGATTGGAACTCGTAGGCTGCTCAATCCCTAAAGGGCAGGCAGTATCTAATCTCTGGAGCCTTACACTGGCCGTGTAAGAGGATCCTGATCAATAACACCTCCTGCCCCACTTCCCGGGTGTGCTGTCAACAACTGAAACAAAAGCTAGAGCCGGGCGGACTGTGCCTCATTGTTCTGCCTGGGGCCATTACCTCATATAGCTGGCCCATGGTGGCGCTGGTGGGAGGGATGGTGTTGTTCACGAAGAAGAATAAGGCGTCCTCAGGTCGCAGGTGGATCCTCTTCCGGATTAAGAAATAGAACTGGCCGACTGGATAAAGGCAGGAAAGGGGGGTTAAAAGTTATGCAAGCAAGGGAAGAAAAAGGGATTACAGGAAGGGTAAGTGTCACAGGGGAAAAAATGTCTATGGCTCATGTTCCCTTTGAAGTACTAGCTGTCTAAACATCTGTGTAGAACTCGGTCCTTTTTCTAGTTCTTTAGAAATACAAAGAATAAAGACATCAGTTGATTGAAAATTCTTTTCCACCCTTTTTACTCTATTGCCGAGCTAATGCTCCCACATCTACCCAAGATCTCTGAAGCACTTTGAAGGGACATCGTGCCATGGTTCGGAGAACTTAAAATCCACACACCTACCTTGACACAAAAGAGAAtgctggagagagagaggtgcACCAGCATGGGAACCCCATGCCAGCGGTGGGCAATGGGGCGCGACACATTATTAGCTTCTGAGACACTTGAAAATGTTCTAGAAGGTTGACAACTAAATCTATGAACTCTAGCACACGAACCACATAGTATTTCTAAACTATTCTGAATACATGAGTGGGTATATGCCAGTAAAGATCAAGGCTCAAGGGAAAGACATTAAAAGAGCATATTCTTTATAATCCCTAACAAAATCTACAGAATGTATTACAAAAAATTCTAGCTTGAAAAGAAAGGCATTCGGCTGAGTCTCTGAAATGTGATCAGCCCAAAGAAAGAATGCTGGCTCTCCTTTGGAAATCAATGATTACCACTCAGATTTCTTGaaaagtggtttaaaaatggACACCTGACCTTTCAATATTTTGCTATCTGCTAACAGTTAAGTCAAGTAAAGACATTATGATGGGAACTGCTTGAGGGAACTGGTGATGGGCTGAGAACAACTggttctttcatttaaaaataaacttccCGAGAACCTCAGTCTCTTCAAGTCTACATAGGTCCTCAGTCTCAAACTCCCAGGCGTGTACCAAGGAATGAGACTGCTTCCCCACAACAGGGAGCGTTAGGGGCCAGGGAACAGCATTACCAGTGAGGTCAGAGGGCACAAGGTACTTCCTCTTGTCCAGATCAGGCACCCTGGCTTTCGGTGCCTTCTCCACGATCAcctaggagagaggagggaactTCAGAATCCAAACTAACATTTTGCCTTCCGCAGCCTGCAGCTGCCCTATTAGAAGAAACATTCTCATTGGTTCCCACTCCTTACAAAACACCTGGGGAAATGGGCTTCCCCACTGAGGTTTATTTATAGTTTTACTACCAGAGGAAGAAGATAATGTGATAAAAATAGACCTCGATGCTAAGAAATTACAAACTACATGAAAGTTATGCATAAGCATGTATTCGGGTATTTTAATTAGAGCATCAAGACTGAATTTTCTAAAATGGTCCTGACCCCAATTTGTCTCCTTTCTCTTAGATGTTGTTTATTAAAGTTTCAAATAAGGCGATTTTGAATTTATAAAGTGTCAAATGTCTTGCGAATGAGTATGAAGTACCTCTATTCGTGTGATCTTTACCGACTTCCCGAACCCCGGAGCACAAACACGTTCATGAGCAAAAGGAAGGTAACTCTCTAAACATGTTTTCAAAAGCCTTGGTACTGTTATCAATGTGAACTTGAGTAACATTAAAAACCTTTATGAGAAAATAGTTTACAAATTATAATGAATGAATGTAAGCTTACAGACTAACATGGAGAATGAGATTTGACACTTTTAAAACAAAAAGGTACAGTGAAAATGTTTgttgatgaagaaagcaaatccATCAGAAATGCCAAAAGGCCACGATGAGATTGAACTCTGGATTGTTctatctgtaaaagctcccaataaaatgattaaacatttaaaaaaagaagaaacagggTTAGAGATGAATCAGAAATGTAAAAGAACTTAGGAAGAACTGTGCAAGTAACTCATTGAAGGTCAACACAGGATGAGCAGaggtgctgtcgagtggattccaactcataataaaaAAGGGTGGGCTCGTTTTTTAAAAGAAggggagctgcccttgtgggtgtc
This genomic interval carries:
- the GABARAPL1 gene encoding gamma-aminobutyric acid receptor-associated protein-like 1; its protein translation is MKFQYKEDHPFEYRKKEGEKIRKKYPDRVPVIVEKAPKARVPDLDKRKYLVPSDLTVGQFYFLIRKRIHLRPEDALFFFVNNTIPPTSATMGQLYEDNHEEDYFLYVAYSDESVYGK